The following are encoded in a window of Solirubrobacterales bacterium genomic DNA:
- a CDS encoding GNAT family N-acetyltransferase, which yields MKGELHDSLESILPEWEELFRSDPEATPFMSPEWARAWWPSWGSSSRPWTVVVRDSGRLVGLAPFILRRRGPLRILGRPGSHPSQDILATSELRPAVAEEVVREIVKRRREWDLLAISWFPETSSIQPSMKRQGLRLRERRTATYPRLELPSSFDEYLEWLPRKRRKDLRRHLRRLDDGELEVVRVGEPAAIGAAVDRWHALKLSWWEAKEDTEIHPGQRGSRYVGFLRELMPLMVSAGLGEVWELRHSGQVVGVEVSLLDRRNFYSWQGGYDLEVAHLGPGKVAIGEGIRASIAAGRRYYDLMRGADSYKYWYGCRDRESRSLLIGNSRPTSRAALLAIGPYERLRGSSGTDSPDGAGD from the coding sequence ATGAAGGGTGAGCTTCACGACAGCCTCGAGTCGATACTGCCGGAGTGGGAGGAGTTGTTCCGCTCCGACCCCGAAGCGACCCCGTTCATGTCACCCGAATGGGCACGAGCGTGGTGGCCGAGCTGGGGAAGTTCGAGCCGGCCGTGGACTGTCGTCGTTCGCGATAGCGGCCGGCTCGTGGGCCTCGCGCCGTTCATCCTCCGCAGACGCGGCCCCCTTCGGATCCTGGGGCGGCCCGGCTCACACCCGAGCCAGGACATCCTGGCCACGTCTGAGCTGCGGCCGGCTGTGGCGGAGGAGGTGGTTCGCGAGATCGTCAAGAGGCGCAGGGAGTGGGACCTTCTGGCGATCAGCTGGTTCCCCGAGACCTCGTCCATCCAGCCCTCGATGAAGCGGCAGGGGCTGCGCCTGCGGGAGCGCCGTACGGCCACCTACCCTCGGCTCGAGCTTCCTTCCAGCTTCGACGAGTATCTGGAATGGCTTCCGCGCAAGCGCAGAAAGGACCTCAGGCGCCACCTTCGCCGACTCGACGACGGTGAGCTCGAGGTCGTTCGGGTCGGGGAGCCGGCGGCGATCGGCGCCGCGGTCGATCGCTGGCATGCCTTGAAGCTGAGCTGGTGGGAAGCCAAGGAGGACACGGAGATCCACCCCGGGCAGCGTGGCTCGCGATACGTCGGATTCCTGCGGGAGCTGATGCCGCTGATGGTCTCCGCCGGGCTCGGCGAGGTCTGGGAGCTCCGACACTCAGGACAGGTCGTGGGCGTCGAGGTCAGCCTGCTCGACCGGCGCAACTTCTACTCCTGGCAGGGAGGCTATGACCTCGAGGTCGCTCACCTGGGACCGGGAAAGGTCGCGATCGGGGAGGGCATACGGGCTTCGATTGCCGCTGGGCGCCGCTACTACGACCTGATGCGGGGCGCGGACAGCTACAAGTACTGGTACGGATGCCGCGATCGAGAGAGCCGCTCTCTGCTGATTGGGAACAGCCGTCCGACGTCCCGCGCGGCCCTGCTCGCGATCGGTCCCTACGAGCGGCTTCGGGGTTCCTCGGGAACCGACTCGCCGGACGGGGCAGGGGACTAG
- a CDS encoding sulfotransferase — protein MIDRLKRTRRRVLRRWRYRHVRDWIVGPPDFVGVGTQRSGTTWWWRLLCDHPRVHEPAGGKEIHFFDKYFARDFSDDDVRAYHRIFTRPKGTITGEWCPRYMHDFWTPALLRRAAPDAKLLVLLRDPVGRYRSGLSHELDVLQRDVRGKRRGYVGAMDANDALSRSLYGRQLRRLFEHFDRAQVLVLQYEQCVQDPRAELRRTYEFVGADVPHHVPTFLTDRAGQSHPQVEVMDEVTEAARHIIHSDLAELKALVPEIDFNLWPSCQAIG, from the coding sequence ATGATCGATCGCCTGAAGCGCACGCGCCGCCGGGTTCTTCGCCGCTGGCGCTACCGGCACGTGCGCGACTGGATCGTTGGCCCGCCCGACTTCGTCGGCGTCGGTACGCAGCGTTCCGGGACGACGTGGTGGTGGCGGCTGCTCTGCGACCATCCCCGGGTCCACGAGCCGGCGGGCGGGAAGGAGATCCACTTCTTCGACAAGTACTTCGCGCGTGACTTCTCCGACGACGACGTGCGTGCCTACCACCGAATCTTCACCCGGCCCAAGGGAACGATCACCGGAGAGTGGTGTCCGCGCTACATGCACGACTTCTGGACGCCGGCTCTCCTGCGCAGGGCCGCGCCCGACGCGAAGCTCCTGGTACTACTCAGAGACCCGGTCGGTCGCTATCGGTCGGGCCTCAGCCACGAGCTGGATGTGCTCCAGCGGGATGTGCGGGGTAAGCGCCGCGGGTATGTGGGCGCGATGGACGCGAACGATGCCCTGAGCCGCAGCCTGTACGGCAGGCAGCTGCGGAGGCTGTTCGAGCACTTCGACCGAGCGCAGGTCCTGGTGCTCCAATACGAGCAGTGCGTGCAGGACCCCAGAGCAGAGCTCCGGCGGACCTATGAGTTCGTCGGCGCCGACGTTCCCCACCACGTGCCGACGTTTCTCACCGATCGAGCCGGTCAGTCGCATCCTCAGGTAGAGGTCATGGATGAGGTGACGGAGGCGGCACGCCACATCATCCACAGTGATCTGGCCGAGCTGAAAGCCCTCGTTCCGGAGATCGACTTCAACCTCTGGCCCTCGTGCCAGGCCATCGGTTAG
- a CDS encoding class I SAM-dependent methyltransferase, whose translation MSRDETEVIRHHWDRRAPTFDEHAGHGLFSDDQRRAWLELFARFSERPHEVLDVGCGTGFIALRFAELGHAVTGIDLSPLMIDRAESKAQRAGLEIDYRVGDASALDYEDETFDVVVARHVVWNLPSPELGVAEWLRVLRPGGRLLVIEGKWADNQAAETHRQRKKRLKDRFKDAIVEISVRSGIRPKRLRRTHRFYRRVERDLPFSGGPTADRLVDLLRRLSLADIEVEPLMDPTLWGEELEFPRYLASATRLD comes from the coding sequence ATGAGCAGGGACGAAACAGAAGTCATTCGTCATCACTGGGACCGGCGCGCTCCGACCTTCGACGAGCATGCCGGCCACGGGCTCTTCAGCGACGACCAACGACGCGCCTGGCTCGAGTTGTTCGCCCGCTTCTCAGAGCGGCCGCACGAAGTCCTCGACGTCGGGTGTGGAACCGGCTTCATCGCTCTCAGATTCGCGGAGCTCGGACACGCGGTCACGGGCATCGATCTTTCGCCTCTGATGATCGACCGCGCCGAAAGCAAGGCCCAGAGGGCGGGACTCGAGATCGACTACCGGGTTGGAGACGCGAGCGCGCTCGATTACGAGGACGAGACCTTCGACGTCGTCGTCGCACGCCACGTCGTCTGGAACCTGCCCAGTCCTGAGCTGGGCGTCGCGGAATGGCTCCGCGTCCTTCGCCCTGGGGGCCGGCTCCTTGTCATAGAAGGCAAATGGGCCGACAATCAGGCCGCGGAGACCCACAGGCAACGGAAGAAGCGCTTGAAGGACAGATTCAAGGACGCCATCGTCGAAATCTCCGTGCGCAGCGGTATTCGTCCCAAGCGACTGCGCAGGACTCACCGTTTTTATCGCCGGGTGGAGAGGGACCTGCCATTTTCGGGCGGACCAACAGCGGACCGCCTTGTCGACCTACTGCGGCGGCTGTCTCTGGCCGACATCGAAGTCGAGCCTCTCATGGATCCGACTCTCTGGGGTGAGGAGCTGGAGTTCCCGCGGTATCTCGCTTCGGCGACCCGGCTGGACTGA
- a CDS encoding glycosyltransferase family 4 protein, translating into MSRTPKARKLRHLTLVDRIGSFGGGERLAAEFSKRLSPERFDRILCATRWGPEVESRPTRAQAVDDLSEHGVRFVGLDRRHALGLRSWRELLLLMRRERIDVLHAHKFGSNLWAALLGPRAGVPLIVAHEHTWSFEGGAQRRFIDRQVIARRCDMVVAVSREDRRRLVELEGLPPERVVYIPNGIPAPPPPTGAVQRAGLGLHEDDLVVGTVGVLRPQKALDVLVKAAAILRGEFPSLRVLMVGAGPDYGTLEKLIDDLDLSNTVSMLGFRTDVPELLPIFDVAASSSDFEGSPLAVLEYMEAGLPVVSTRVGGVPDLVEDGVTGLLVDRGDPGALARAIAELLRDPDRRARMGHEARERRRREFDINHTVERIEQLYEDLWRDKAGAG; encoded by the coding sequence ATGAGCAGGACCCCAAAGGCACGAAAGCTTCGCCATCTGACCCTCGTCGACCGGATCGGCTCCTTCGGCGGGGGAGAGCGGCTTGCCGCCGAGTTCTCGAAGCGGCTCTCACCTGAACGCTTCGACAGAATTCTTTGTGCAACACGCTGGGGACCCGAGGTCGAGTCGCGGCCGACCCGGGCGCAGGCGGTCGACGATCTCTCTGAGCACGGCGTCAGGTTCGTCGGCCTCGACCGCAGGCACGCCCTGGGCCTGCGGTCGTGGCGAGAGCTCCTGCTGTTGATGCGCCGGGAGCGGATCGACGTCCTGCACGCGCACAAGTTCGGCTCAAATCTGTGGGCCGCCCTCCTGGGGCCACGCGCGGGCGTGCCGCTGATCGTCGCCCACGAGCACACGTGGTCGTTCGAGGGCGGCGCCCAGCGGCGCTTCATCGACCGCCAGGTGATCGCCCGTCGCTGCGACATGGTGGTGGCGGTCTCTCGCGAGGACCGGCGCAGGCTGGTCGAGCTCGAGGGGCTACCCCCGGAGCGCGTGGTCTACATCCCGAACGGCATCCCCGCGCCGCCACCTCCGACGGGAGCCGTGCAACGCGCCGGCCTCGGCCTCCACGAGGACGATCTCGTGGTTGGGACGGTGGGCGTCCTTCGGCCCCAGAAGGCGCTGGACGTCCTCGTCAAAGCGGCCGCGATCCTGCGCGGGGAGTTTCCCAGCCTGCGCGTCCTCATGGTCGGCGCCGGACCGGACTACGGGACGCTCGAGAAGCTGATCGATGACCTCGACCTCTCGAACACGGTCAGCATGCTCGGCTTCCGCACGGACGTCCCCGAGCTGCTGCCGATCTTCGACGTGGCAGCATCTTCATCCGACTTCGAGGGCAGTCCCCTGGCGGTCCTGGAGTACATGGAGGCGGGCCTGCCCGTGGTCTCGACCAGGGTCGGCGGGGTCCCTGACCTGGTCGAAGACGGGGTCACGGGCCTGCTGGTGGACCGGGGGGATCCCGGGGCGCTCGCGCGCGCGATCGCTGAGCTGCTCCGCGACCCCGACCGGCGCGCTCGGATGGGACATGAAGCCCGTGAACGGCGGCGGCGCGAGTTCGACATCAATCACACGGTCGAGCGCATCGAGCAGCTCTACGAGGATCTCTGGCGCGACAAGGCTGGAGCCGGCTAG
- a CDS encoding ATP-grasp domain-containing protein, which yields MDALVTDVQLAPAVAGVRGLGRGGIGVIALGPDRSAAGLWSRYTRQREVGPDAVASPEAYVDLIARVARERGPLVVYPSREESIDAIVEHLAEMPPEVMFPFPTNDALRKIREKPGLEALTAEVGLRSPAAIAEATVAELLESSIPLPSVIKPAAPVGRLGSAKVIETEEELRAALEWREVPPEERVLVQEHASGPLISLELVLDRDGQVAAQFQGLARETWPPKAGSINYAVSVEPDPELVERAAEFLRRAGYWGLAQLDFVDDARGKTLIDVNPRFYACLPLALACGVNLPMVWHAVVTGGPRPPLRPYPTGVTYRWLKGDLAAAAQGLPRRLLRRRMPSGAGSMWASDDPMPALLLSSRAVTRRFRGRRARLGLDNDRPAAG from the coding sequence TTGGACGCCCTGGTAACGGATGTACAGCTGGCCCCGGCGGTCGCCGGCGTAAGAGGGCTGGGCCGGGGCGGCATCGGGGTGATCGCGCTCGGCCCCGATCGGTCGGCCGCCGGACTGTGGTCGCGCTACACGAGGCAGCGTGAGGTCGGTCCTGACGCCGTGGCGAGCCCCGAGGCCTACGTCGACCTGATCGCGCGCGTTGCAAGGGAGCGCGGCCCGCTCGTCGTCTACCCCAGCCGGGAGGAGAGCATCGACGCGATCGTCGAGCACTTGGCGGAAATGCCGCCCGAGGTCATGTTCCCGTTCCCGACGAACGATGCTTTGCGCAAGATCCGCGAGAAGCCCGGGCTGGAGGCCCTTACCGCCGAGGTGGGACTGAGGTCCCCGGCTGCGATCGCCGAAGCGACGGTCGCCGAGCTCTTGGAGTCGTCGATACCGCTTCCCAGCGTGATCAAGCCCGCCGCTCCGGTCGGGCGCCTGGGCTCGGCGAAGGTCATCGAGACCGAGGAGGAGCTGCGGGCGGCTCTGGAGTGGCGAGAGGTGCCCCCGGAGGAGCGGGTCCTTGTTCAAGAGCACGCGTCCGGCCCGCTGATCTCGCTCGAGCTCGTCCTCGATCGGGACGGGCAGGTGGCTGCGCAGTTCCAGGGGCTCGCCCGCGAGACGTGGCCGCCGAAGGCCGGGTCGATCAACTATGCCGTGAGCGTCGAGCCCGACCCCGAGCTCGTCGAGCGTGCCGCCGAGTTCCTGCGACGGGCTGGTTACTGGGGGCTCGCTCAACTCGATTTCGTCGACGACGCGCGGGGGAAGACCCTGATCGACGTCAATCCCCGCTTCTACGCCTGTCTTCCCTTGGCGCTCGCGTGCGGGGTGAACCTTCCCATGGTGTGGCACGCGGTCGTCACCGGCGGCCCACGTCCGCCGCTGCGCCCCTACCCGACCGGGGTCACCTACCGCTGGCTGAAGGGGGACTTGGCGGCCGCCGCGCAGGGCCTGCCTCGGCGACTACTGAGACGCCGGATGCCGTCTGGAGCGGGGTCGATGTGGGCATCAGATGACCCGATGCCGGCCCTGCTGCTCTCCTCACGAGCGGTAACGCGCCGGTTTCGCGGGCGCCGTGCCCGCCTCGGCCTCGACAACGACCGCCCGGCGGCCGGCTAG
- a CDS encoding lipopolysaccharide biosynthesis protein, with translation MNEKDSQAPRELTGTVVRGVGLAGGGYLITQVINFAIYLVLARLATPTDFGQLAAGAVVVLAGLSLADSGLNAAVVQRRDRIEEAASTAVVAVVLSGVLFTAAALAISPLIGRLFHSHEVTLVAAASSGWILIRSFAIIPDSMLQRRFSFLRRAVIDPLGMVVFGAVAIATTAAGMGVWGLVLGNYAQFTTMAVSSWVLGRWRPKLRLASVAMWRELVAFGRHVMTSNMLVRLGGVIQTSLIGRLFGTDTLGQFRYGSRVTSSPLGALMNAGSYVLYPALSRISDDARRFERGFLRSVRLTCATAMPLSFALLPLGVPIALVVFGPQWREAGELISAMFAYSGARAFISTTRETFKASGRSERLTRIQLVSFVLTLGLIVAFSWIGPVGVGIGISLSSIGTAVYATRAVSPITGVPVRRIAAEIWPPMVASAVMAAAVFLAQLAVEPEAHGTAVGMILLAGDVLLAGVVYLGALTVIAPGTARELREIMSQLRERLPWRRASASAVEPESNAAVPNP, from the coding sequence ATGAACGAGAAGGACTCTCAGGCTCCCCGCGAGCTGACCGGGACGGTCGTGCGCGGCGTCGGCTTGGCCGGTGGCGGATACCTGATCACTCAGGTGATCAACTTCGCCATCTACCTGGTGCTGGCGCGGCTCGCCACGCCCACCGATTTCGGCCAACTGGCGGCGGGCGCCGTGGTCGTGCTCGCCGGGCTCTCGTTGGCCGATTCCGGCCTCAACGCGGCAGTCGTCCAGCGCCGCGACCGGATCGAGGAGGCGGCGAGCACTGCCGTAGTGGCAGTCGTGCTCAGCGGCGTCCTGTTCACGGCCGCGGCGCTCGCGATCTCCCCGCTGATCGGCCGCCTATTCCACAGCCACGAGGTGACCCTGGTGGCGGCTGCCTCCTCCGGCTGGATCCTCATCCGCTCGTTCGCGATCATCCCGGACTCCATGCTCCAGCGGCGCTTCTCGTTCCTGCGCCGGGCGGTGATCGACCCTCTGGGCATGGTTGTGTTCGGGGCGGTCGCAATCGCGACCACCGCGGCGGGCATGGGGGTCTGGGGGCTCGTCCTTGGCAACTACGCCCAGTTCACGACCATGGCCGTGTCGTCGTGGGTGCTGGGGCGGTGGCGACCGAAGCTGCGGCTCGCGTCGGTGGCGATGTGGCGGGAGCTGGTCGCCTTCGGGCGCCACGTCATGACTTCGAACATGCTCGTTCGGCTCGGTGGGGTGATCCAAACGTCGCTCATCGGGCGCCTCTTCGGCACGGACACGTTGGGCCAGTTTCGATACGGGTCTCGCGTCACCTCGTCACCACTGGGGGCATTGATGAACGCAGGTTCCTACGTTCTCTATCCGGCCCTTTCGCGGATCTCGGACGACGCGCGGAGATTCGAGCGCGGATTCCTGCGCTCGGTCCGCCTGACGTGCGCGACCGCGATGCCGTTGAGCTTCGCGCTGCTGCCGCTCGGGGTCCCCATCGCGCTCGTCGTCTTCGGGCCGCAGTGGCGGGAGGCGGGCGAGCTCATCAGTGCGATGTTCGCCTACTCCGGAGCGCGCGCCTTCATCTCCACCACCAGGGAGACGTTCAAGGCGTCGGGTCGGTCGGAGCGCTTGACGAGGATCCAGCTCGTCTCCTTCGTGCTCACCCTGGGCCTGATCGTCGCCTTCTCATGGATCGGACCGGTCGGGGTTGGCATCGGCATCTCTCTCAGTTCGATCGGCACCGCGGTGTACGCGACACGAGCCGTCTCCCCGATCACCGGGGTCCCGGTGCGACGCATCGCAGCCGAGATCTGGCCGCCCATGGTTGCGTCGGCGGTGATGGCGGCCGCAGTCTTCCTGGCGCAGCTCGCAGTCGAGCCAGAGGCTCATGGCACCGCGGTGGGGATGATCCTGTTGGCCGGGGATGTGTTGTTGGCAGGCGTTGTCTATCTCGGAGCGCTGACCGTGATCGCGCCGGGGACCGCTCGGGAGCTGCGGGAGATCATGAGCCAGCTTCGTGAGCGCCTGCCGTGGCGCCGGGCTTCCGCCTCCGCCGTCGAGCCGGAATCGAACGCAGCTGTTCCCAACCCCTGA
- a CDS encoding D-glucuronyl C5-epimerase family protein, whose protein sequence is MGAQLSATETRGYPIDFRVKAPSPEWPPAWLASHQESYVSVAQRGLAYYERYLAGDGEAWRSVATSAAEWLVNRQEADGQAAGAWLHRYTFPHTFPLRPPWVSAMAQGEGASLLIRIYQETSEERFAEAALKAIGPLSRTPRAGGAMAQLDHGIFLEEYPTDPPSCVLNGGMFAIWGCFDAARALGDPDAQRLYDESVETLAGMLDRYDTGYWSRYDLFPHAVTNVASPAYHRLHIEQLKAMALLTDRPEFASACSVFEAYQERRLARMRALAHKTTFRILVPRNRLLAGRLPWDRTSSVPGERTAELGEDPAA, encoded by the coding sequence ATGGGCGCCCAGCTGAGCGCCACGGAGACGCGAGGCTACCCGATCGACTTCCGTGTCAAGGCTCCCTCTCCCGAATGGCCCCCGGCCTGGCTGGCATCGCACCAGGAGTCCTACGTTTCTGTCGCGCAACGCGGCCTCGCCTACTACGAGCGCTACCTCGCCGGCGACGGGGAGGCCTGGCGCAGTGTCGCGACCTCGGCAGCGGAGTGGTTGGTCAACCGTCAGGAGGCGGACGGGCAGGCTGCCGGAGCGTGGCTTCACAGGTACACCTTCCCTCACACGTTCCCCCTCCGCCCGCCATGGGTCTCCGCGATGGCGCAGGGCGAGGGCGCGAGCCTACTCATCCGCATCTACCAAGAGACGTCGGAGGAGCGGTTCGCAGAAGCGGCCTTGAAGGCGATCGGACCGCTCAGCCGGACGCCGCGCGCGGGCGGCGCGATGGCCCAACTCGACCATGGGATCTTCCTGGAGGAGTACCCAACCGATCCGCCCTCCTGCGTGCTCAACGGCGGCATGTTCGCGATCTGGGGGTGCTTCGACGCGGCCCGCGCCCTCGGCGACCCGGACGCCCAGCGGCTCTATGACGAGAGTGTCGAGACCCTTGCCGGGATGCTCGACCGTTACGACACGGGCTACTGGTCGCGCTACGACCTCTTCCCCCATGCCGTGACCAACGTCGCCAGTCCCGCATATCACCGCCTCCATATAGAGCAGCTCAAGGCAATGGCTCTGCTCACCGACCGCCCCGAGTTCGCGAGCGCCTGTTCGGTGTTCGAGGCCTACCAGGAGCGACGCCTGGCCAGGATGCGCGCCCTTGCCCACAAGACGACATTCCGAATCCTGGTTCCTCGCAACCGGCTCCTCGCGGGTCGCCTGCCCTGGGACCGGACCAGCAGTGTGCCGGGCGAGCGAACGGCTGAGCTCGGCGAGGATCCGGCGGCCTAG
- a CDS encoding FAD-dependent oxidoreductase, which produces MARRPRIVVIGAGIIGTSIASRLAGRGASVTMVEAALPGAGTTGTSLAWVNASSKLDTSREYFDLTVRATAEHHALADALGETRTFHPTGNIEISRQPEDADRLNSKVTRLQERGYRADLVPIRELGQLEPGLKLPATAVAAYYADEGWVDGPAMARALLERARRSGAKVLLQTAAKHLVLKNDAVAGVALAGGEAVRADTVVVATGPWTQDFLARLGVEVPLAHGEDEGSKAFGLLVTVLPTAGSPSTVLHSREVNWAPRPSGHAVLASAGADRVIAGDRSAETVRAAANTLLERAADLSARFADASFEQAQIGLRALPIDGWPVCGWIDSIDGLYVVVTHSGITLAPLLSQQVAEEIVEGGEASALSPFRPSRFDGAAGERAPADQ; this is translated from the coding sequence ATGGCACGACGCCCTCGCATAGTTGTGATCGGCGCCGGAATAATCGGCACGAGCATTGCCTCGCGGCTCGCGGGTCGCGGCGCATCCGTGACGATGGTCGAGGCAGCGCTCCCCGGCGCCGGGACGACGGGCACGAGCCTGGCCTGGGTGAACGCCAGCAGCAAGCTCGATACAAGCCGGGAGTACTTCGACCTCACCGTCAGAGCTACGGCTGAGCACCATGCCCTCGCGGACGCACTTGGCGAAACGCGCACCTTCCATCCCACGGGCAACATCGAGATCTCCCGCCAACCCGAGGACGCAGATCGCCTGAATTCGAAGGTCACACGGCTCCAGGAAAGGGGATATCGCGCCGACCTCGTTCCCATCCGAGAGCTGGGGCAGCTGGAACCGGGCCTCAAATTGCCCGCGACAGCCGTTGCCGCTTATTACGCCGACGAGGGGTGGGTGGACGGACCGGCGATGGCACGGGCGCTGCTGGAGCGCGCCAGGCGTTCGGGGGCAAAGGTTCTCCTGCAGACGGCGGCGAAGCACCTCGTGCTCAAGAACGACGCGGTCGCGGGAGTCGCCCTGGCGGGTGGGGAAGCAGTCCGCGCAGACACCGTCGTCGTTGCGACCGGCCCATGGACGCAGGACTTTCTCGCTCGCCTCGGTGTGGAGGTTCCGCTGGCGCATGGCGAGGACGAGGGGTCAAAGGCGTTCGGCCTCCTGGTCACCGTGCTGCCGACGGCGGGAAGTCCAAGCACGGTCCTGCATAGCCGTGAGGTCAACTGGGCGCCCCGGCCTTCAGGGCATGCCGTCCTTGCGAGCGCCGGGGCGGACCGCGTGATCGCAGGTGATCGCTCGGCGGAGACGGTCAGGGCGGCGGCGAACACGCTGCTGGAGCGGGCGGCGGATCTGAGCGCGCGCTTCGCCGACGCGAGCTTCGAGCAGGCGCAGATCGGCTTGCGCGCCCTCCCGATCGACGGGTGGCCGGTCTGCGGCTGGATCGACTCGATCGATGGTCTCTACGTGGTCGTGACGCACAGCGGGATCACCCTCGCTCCGCTTCTGTCCCAGCAGGTGGCGGAGGAGATCGTCGAGGGAGGCGAAGCATCCGCCCTGAGTCCGTTCCGGCCTTCGCGGTTCGATGGCGCCGCCGGCGAGCGCGCCCCGGCCGACCAATAG
- a CDS encoding NAD/NADP octopine/nopaline dehydrogenase family protein yields the protein MSETGESADETRVITICGGGNAGHALAVVLSQRFTAHVDWLVSSPERADLLHGGRSRDGLRSTGVIQAEADRLRTISSDPAEVIPNADMVLLAVPAFAHAEVLRRIGTHLGDETPVGCLPTRGGFEFEAARHLPRRGSKRQTIFGLQTLPWSTRIVKPGEAVNIGAAKAEGTIASLPPDSGEHLARKLSQIFGTRLAPAASFLSLTLGNQGQVIHTGLMYGHFRSWSGEEYDADSVPFLYAEATDEMGEVVERMSAEALAVAHALRDKTERALRLDHVQSVHDWLRASYAHVTADSSTVATCFRTGPIQERRTPMVELTPGRFTPNFQYRSLTEDVPYGLVITRALADIAAVETPMIDEVISWAQGVLDKGYLADGRLEGPDVADLPTPQNHGIFSPDELIRWYSAEAALEAQRVR from the coding sequence ATGAGCGAGACCGGTGAATCAGCCGACGAAACCCGCGTCATCACGATCTGCGGAGGCGGCAACGCCGGGCACGCCCTCGCGGTAGTCCTTTCACAGCGTTTCACCGCCCACGTCGACTGGCTGGTCAGCTCACCAGAGAGAGCCGACCTCCTTCACGGGGGCCGGTCACGCGACGGTCTCCGCTCCACAGGGGTCATCCAGGCGGAGGCGGATCGGCTGCGAACCATCTCCTCAGATCCCGCGGAGGTGATCCCGAACGCAGATATGGTTTTGCTCGCCGTACCGGCTTTTGCTCACGCTGAGGTCCTGCGCCGGATAGGGACGCACCTCGGCGATGAAACCCCCGTGGGGTGCCTGCCGACGCGAGGCGGGTTCGAGTTCGAGGCTGCGCGGCATCTTCCTCGTCGCGGCTCCAAACGCCAGACGATCTTTGGCCTGCAGACCCTCCCCTGGTCGACACGAATCGTGAAGCCGGGTGAGGCCGTGAACATCGGCGCAGCGAAGGCGGAGGGGACCATCGCATCGCTGCCGCCCGATTCCGGTGAACATCTGGCGCGCAAGCTGTCCCAGATCTTTGGAACGCGGCTCGCGCCCGCAGCGAGCTTCCTGAGCCTGACTCTCGGCAACCAGGGCCAGGTCATACACACAGGCCTGATGTACGGGCATTTTCGGTCCTGGAGCGGCGAGGAGTACGACGCCGATTCGGTCCCCTTCTTGTACGCAGAGGCGACTGATGAGATGGGAGAGGTCGTTGAACGCATGTCTGCCGAGGCACTTGCTGTCGCTCACGCGCTGAGAGACAAGACCGAGAGGGCGCTGCGCCTCGACCACGTCCAGTCCGTTCACGACTGGCTGCGAGCCTCATACGCTCACGTGACCGCCGACTCGAGCACGGTCGCCACGTGCTTTCGAACCGGCCCCATCCAAGAGCGGCGCACACCGATGGTCGAGCTGACGCCCGGGAGATTCACTCCGAACTTCCAATACCGCTCCCTCACGGAGGACGTCCCCTACGGGCTGGTGATCACCCGTGCGCTCGCGGACATCGCCGCGGTCGAGACACCAATGATCGATGAGGTCATTTCGTGGGCGCAGGGCGTTCTCGACAAGGGCTACCTCGCCGACGGCCGGCTGGAAGGACCCGACGTGGCAGATCTCCCAACTCCACAGAACCACGGGATCTTCTCTCCGGACGAGCTCATCCGGTGGTACAGCGCCGAGGCGGCTCTCGAGGCCCAGCGGGTGCGATAG